From a single Oncorhynchus kisutch isolate 150728-3 unplaced genomic scaffold, Okis_V2 scaffold3815, whole genome shotgun sequence genomic region:
- the apela gene encoding apelin receptor early endogenous ligand: protein MRIISLLYLLLLVTVLGSVSAVRPGRTTQRRRYHRHHCPHRRCMPLHSRVPFP from the exons ATGAGGATCATCAGCCTACTGTACCTGCTGCTGCTAGTAACTGTTCTAGGATCAGTTTCTGCAGTGAGACCAGGTAGGACAACACA ACGGAGAAGGTACCACAGACATCACTGCCCCCACCGCCGCTGCATGCCCCTGCACTCCAGAGTACCATTCCCCTGA